From a region of the Nonlabens sp. Hel1_33_55 genome:
- a CDS encoding type II toxin-antitoxin system RelE/ParE family toxin, whose protein sequence is MIISFGSKQTEQIWNGIRVKKMPIEIQNVGRRKLRMLNNSQDIADLRIPPSNRLEKLTGKLKKFYSIRINKQWRIIFIWESGNASEVEIIDYH, encoded by the coding sequence ATGATTATTTCTTTTGGCTCGAAACAAACCGAACAAATTTGGAACGGAATCCGAGTTAAAAAAATGCCGATTGAAATACAGAACGTTGGACGTCGAAAATTAAGAATGTTGAATAATTCACAAGATATTGCTGATTTGAGAATTCCGCCTTCTAACCGACTTGAAAAACTGACTGGAAAATTAAAAAAGTTTTATAGTATTCGGATTAACAAACAATGGCGAATTATATTCATTTGGGAAAGCGGAAACGCAAGCGAAGTGGAAATAATCGACTATCACTAA
- a CDS encoding HigA family addiction module antitoxin, whose product MKKLANVHPGEILNFEFLEPLEITAYRLSKDLKIPQTRISEIIKGKRRITADTALRLSKYFGNSAKFWLGIQDDYDIEEEQDAKENELKEIKHYGNKNVA is encoded by the coding sequence ATGAAAAAGTTAGCAAACGTACATCCAGGAGAAATTTTGAATTTTGAATTTCTTGAGCCGCTTGAAATTACTGCATACCGACTTTCAAAGGACTTGAAAATTCCGCAAACTCGAATATCTGAAATTATAAAGGGAAAACGTCGAATAACTGCCGACACAGCTTTACGATTGAGCAAATATTTCGGCAATTCTGCAAAATTCTGGCTCGGAATTCAAGACGATTATGATATCGAAGAAGAACAGGACGCAAAAGAAAATGAACTGAAAGAAATAAAACATTACGGAAATAAAAACGTTGCCTAA
- a CDS encoding DUF4288 domain-containing protein — translation MKIQEKISNKKGNWYIVEIIEKCEPVDRNEKQDLRRVTTWGNHHLIKADSPEKAFDKAVKLGKEKNYNFINSDKIEMESIFVGIGELLPIYEDIEDGAELMWTDYGFISNRRTMKMPYEKRELMELIKQKRNKKL, via the coding sequence ATGAAAATCCAAGAAAAAATATCGAACAAAAAAGGAAATTGGTATATCGTCGAAATTATTGAAAAATGCGAACCAGTCGACCGCAATGAAAAACAAGATTTACGGAGAGTAACAACTTGGGGAAATCACCATTTAATAAAAGCTGACTCTCCTGAAAAAGCATTTGACAAAGCAGTTAAACTCGGAAAAGAAAAAAATTATAATTTCATAAACTCTGACAAAATCGAAATGGAATCAATATTTGTCGGAATTGGAGAATTATTACCGATTTATGAAGACATTGAAGATGGAGCGGAATTGATGTGGACAGATTACGGATTCATAAGTAATCGCCGAACAATGAAAATGCCTTATGAAAAAAGGGAACTTATGGAATTAATTAAACAGAAACGAAATAAAAAACTGTAG
- a CDS encoding MFS transporter has translation MKSLQLILSHLKYFAPAWVFSSVNILIGTWILYIPHIKLKFGLDDSEIGIALFFTACGLLISIPLVPIINAKLGAGKSTKYGIIGLALLYNLPLLAPNYYMLCASLLGTGLFSGFTGTSMNATVSIIESKDQQNFLSAAHGFFSLGGFIGAGIGSFLILSFTDPSYHMLLISSIVIITTLFLSKYYTHITEDPKDENTQSVNIFKNVRPVLGLSIVAFIVLFNEGAVEHWSNLFLFDVVHVTESQAGYGFIVFSLTMTLGRFLGDGISNRIGATTVMAYGFILAALAYGLILASNIYVSVLGFGILGLGISVIIPELFRLAGRTKRLSASLAISVVSGIGFLGFLVGPVLLGFISNISSLTMSYVFLLALVVLAFLLVIFWLRTKYKLR, from the coding sequence ATGAAATCACTCCAACTTATTCTTTCCCATTTAAAATACTTTGCTCCGGCATGGGTTTTTTCATCAGTCAATATTTTAATTGGAACCTGGATCCTTTATATCCCGCATATAAAACTCAAGTTTGGGCTCGATGATTCTGAAATAGGAATTGCGCTGTTTTTTACTGCCTGCGGTTTATTGATTTCTATACCATTGGTACCTATCATCAATGCAAAATTAGGAGCAGGTAAATCCACGAAATACGGTATTATAGGACTGGCGCTTTTGTATAATTTACCACTATTGGCTCCCAATTATTATATGCTTTGCGCCAGTTTGTTAGGAACAGGTTTATTCTCTGGATTTACAGGAACATCAATGAATGCGACCGTGTCAATCATTGAAAGCAAGGACCAGCAAAATTTCCTGTCTGCAGCCCATGGTTTTTTTAGTTTAGGTGGATTTATAGGAGCAGGAATAGGTAGTTTTCTGATCTTGAGCTTTACAGATCCTAGCTATCATATGCTGCTTATATCTAGTATCGTAATTATTACCACCCTATTCTTATCAAAATACTACACTCATATCACAGAAGATCCCAAAGATGAGAATACTCAAAGCGTCAATATCTTCAAAAATGTACGACCCGTACTCGGTTTATCCATCGTTGCATTTATAGTATTGTTTAATGAAGGTGCCGTAGAGCACTGGAGCAATTTATTTCTTTTTGATGTAGTCCATGTTACAGAAAGTCAAGCTGGATATGGATTTATCGTTTTCTCATTAACAATGACATTAGGTAGATTCTTGGGTGATGGAATAAGTAATAGGATAGGAGCGACTACCGTTATGGCTTATGGGTTCATACTTGCTGCCTTGGCTTATGGACTTATCTTGGCTTCAAACATCTATGTAAGCGTTTTAGGCTTTGGGATTTTAGGCCTTGGTATCTCAGTTATCATTCCTGAGCTTTTTAGGCTAGCAGGAAGAACGAAACGATTGAGTGCGTCGCTAGCAATATCAGTAGTATCAGGAATTGGATTTCTAGGTTTTCTAGTAGGACCAGTACTACTCGGGTTTATTTCAAATATCAGTAGCTTAACGATGAGCTACGTCTTTTTACTGGCTCTTGTTGTTCTAGCATTTCTACTGGTCATTTTTTGGCTCAGGACTAAATATAAATTGAGATAA